A window of Zingiber officinale cultivar Zhangliang chromosome 5A, Zo_v1.1, whole genome shotgun sequence contains these coding sequences:
- the LOC121981138 gene encoding BURP domain-containing protein 3-like, with the protein MSSPPMDRLFVFLPLLSFFLLLRASSDAAMSPQEAYWRTVLPTTPMPSAIADRLSLGATVGSEKTTVSVGKGKPGRGTTVNVGGGHMTAKKAKGRPSPSPIVLVNYAATEAQIHDDPKVALFFLESNLRPGAAMTVHFTRTSAFRAAFLPRREADAIPFSSARLPEILDRLSMKPGSPEAETTLSTLQECERSAASGERKLCATSLESMVDFSVANLGTRRVVAASTAVIKAGTPLQTYTIQGVRKTVSAEGRLVACHSMEYAYAVFYCHTSAARAYMVSLVGADGAKVEAVAVCHTDTAGWNPNHLAFKVLKVSPGTVPVCHYLPEDNLVWSRRN; encoded by the exons ATGTCTTCTCCTCCAATGGATCGCCTGTTCGTGTTCCTCCCTCTGCTTTCGTTTTTCTTG CTTCTTCGCGCTTCGAGTGATGCGGCCATGTCTCCCCAGGAAGCCTACTGGCGTACTGTCCTCCCTACCACTCCCATGCCGAGTGCCATCGCCGATCGTCTCTCTCTTG GTGCGACAGTGGGGAGTGAGAAGACGACTGTGAGTGTTGGTAAAGGGAAGCCCGGCCGCGGCACCACCGTCAACGTCGGCGGCGGACATATGACTGCCAAGAAGGCCAAAGGCAGACCGTCACCGTCACCGATCGTCCTTGTCAATTACGCGGCGACTGAGGCCCAAATCCATGACGACCCCAAGGTCGCCCTGTTCTTCCTCGAGAGCAACCTCCGCCCTGGCGCCGCTATGACCGTCCATTTCACTCGAACCAGCGCCTTCCGTGCAGCCTTCCTCCCGCGGAGGGAGGCTGACGCCATCCCTTTCTCGTCGGCGAGGCTCCCGGAGATCCTCGACCGGCTCTCCATGAAACCCGGTTCGCCGGAAGCAGAGACGACTCTGAGCACGCTGCAGGAGTGCGAGCGCTCCGCGGCGTCCGGCGAGAGGAAGCTCTGCGCGACTTCGCTAGAGTCGATGGTGGACTTCAGCGTCGCCAACCTCGGGACGCGGCGCGTAGTAGCGGCGTCGACGGCGGTGATCAAGGCAGGGACGCCGCTGCAGACGTACACGATCCAAGGGGTGAGGAAGACAGTGTCGGCCGAGGGGAGGCTGGTGGCGTGCCATTCGATGGAGTACGCGTACGCGGTGTTCTACTGCCACACGTCGGCGGCGAGGGCGTACATGGTGTCGCTGGTGGGGGCGGACGGGGCGAAGGTGGAGGCGGTGGCGGTGTGTCATACCGACACCGCGGGCTGGAACCCCAACCACTTGGCCTTCAAGGTGCTGAAGGTGAGTCCAGGGACGGTGCCAGTGTGCCACTACCTGCCGGAGGACAACTTGGTGTGGAGCCGCAGGAATTAA